In a genomic window of Phragmites australis chromosome 14, lpPhrAust1.1, whole genome shotgun sequence:
- the LOC133891720 gene encoding L-type lectin-domain containing receptor kinase SIT2-like: MFFNTKPVSMLLQLLFLSLNLAAFTTGDDQFVYSSFSGANLVVDGATTVTSNGLLELTNGTDQLKGHAFYPTPLRFTRLANGTVQSFSTSFVFAILSVYTDLSANGMAFVVAPSRNFSAALPGQFLGLTDIQNNGNISNHFFAVELDTIQNIEFNDINANHAGANVNGLKSVQSYYAGYYGDEDGNFRNLSLISREAMQVWIDYDDKVAGITVTMAPLKVARPAKPLFTTIYNLTTVVTDVAYIGFSSATGTINVRHYVLGWSFSMNGPAPAIDITSLPKLPSMGPKPRSKVLDIVLPITTAAFVLTVGTVVVLLIRRHLRYVELREDWEVEFGPHRFSYKDLFYATDGFKDKNLLGKGGFGRVYKGILRVSKLEVAVKRVSHDSKQGMKEFIAEIVSIGRIRHSNLARVLGYCRRRGELFLVYEYMPNGSVDKYLYGKEDKPVLNWANRWRIIKGIASSLLYLHEEWEKVIIHRDIKPSNVLLDSDMNGRLGDFGLARLYDHDTDPQTTHVVGTIGYLAPELGHTSKATPLTDVFAFGMFLLEITCGQRPITESTQDSQCMLVDWVLEHWNRGSLLDTADSKLQGNFNVDEACLALKLGLLCSHPFSNARPNMRQVIQYLDGVMKLPEMAPTDLRFHMMAIMQNEGFDEYITGSTASIGTTSVLSGGR, encoded by the coding sequence ATGTTCTTCAACACCAAGCCAGTGTCCATGCTTCTACAACTCCTCTTCCTTAGCCTAAACCTAGCAGCCTTCACTACTGGTGATGACCAATTCGTCTACTCTAGCTTCTCCGGTGCCAACCTTGTCGTCGACGGTGCTACCACGGTCACATCAAACGGCCTCCTTGAGCTCACTAATGGAACAGACCAGCTGAAAGGTCATGCCTTCTACCCAACTCCGTTGCGCTTCACGAGGTTGGCCAATGGAACTGTGCAGTCCTTCTCCACCTCCTTCGTGTTCGCCATATTGTCCGTCTACACGGACCTAAGTGCCAACGGCATGGCCTTCGTTGTGGCACCGAGCAGAAACTTCTCAGCCGCACTGCCGGGGCAGTTCCTGGGCCTCACGGACATCCAGAACAATGGCAACATCAGCAATCACTTCTTCGCTGTCGAGCTGGATACCATTCAAAACATCGAGTTCAATGACATCAATGCCAACCATGCCGGTGCTAACGTCAATGGTCTCAAATCAGTGCAGTCCTACTATGCTGGTTACTATGGTGATGAGGATGGTAATTTTCGTAACTTGAGTCTGATTAGCCGCGAGGCTATGCAAGTGTGGATAGACTATGATGACAAGGTGGCAGGCATCACTGTGACCATGGCTCCTCTCAAGGTTGCCAGACCTGCAAAGCCACTGTTTACAACAATCTACAACCTCACAACAGTGGTTACAGATGTTGCATACATCGGATTCTCCTCCGCGACTGGCACAATCAATGTGCGACATTACGTGCTTGGCTGGAGCTTCAGCATGAATGGTCCTGCTCCAGCCATTGACATTACTAGTTTACCAAAACTGCCAAGTATGGGACCGAAGCCTCGATCAAAGGTGTTGGACATTGTTTTGCCAATAACAACTGCTGCATTTGTTCTCACAGTGGGCACTGTCGTTGTACTTCTCATCCGGAGGCATTTGAGGTATGTTGAGCTGAGGGAAGATTGGGAGGTTGAGTTTGGACCACACCGATTTTCGTACAAGGATTTGTTCTATGCAACAGATGGATTCAAGGACAAGAACCTGTTAGGCAAAGGAGGATTTGGGAGGGTATACAAGGGCATACTTCGGGTGTCTAAATTGGAGGTTGCTGTGAAAAGAGTCTCACATGATTCAAAGCAAGGCATGAAGGAATTCATTGCAGAGATTGTTAGCATAGGTCGCATCCGACACAGCAATCTGGCGCGGGTACTTGGCTATTGCCGAAGAAGAGGTGAATTATTTTTGGTGTATGAGTACATGCCAAATGGAAGCGTTGACAAGTACTTGTATGGTAAAGAGGACAAGCCCGTCCTGAATTGGGCTAACAGGTGGCGTATCATCAAAGGCATTGCATCTAGCCTGCTTTACCTCCATGAAGAGTGGGAGAAAGTTATTATTCACCGGGATATTAAACCAAGTAATGTCCTTCTTGATAGTGACATGAACGGACGACTTGGTGACTTTGGCCTTGCTAGATTATATGACCATGACACTGACCCGCAAACCACACATGTGGTTGGAACAATAGGATACCTAGCTCCGGAGTTGGGACATACTAGCAAGGCTACACCTCTTACAGATGTATTCGCTTTTGGCATGTTTCTTCTTGAGATCACATGCGGGCAAAGGCCTATCACTGAAAGCACACAAGATAGTCAGTGCATGTTGGTGGACTGGGTGCTTGAGCATTGGAACAGAGGATCACTCCTAGACACAGCGGACAGCAAGCTTCAGGGAAACTTTAATGTCGATGAGGCATGTTTAGCCCTAAAACTAGGACTGCTATGCTCTCATCCATTCTCTAATGCAAGGCCTAACATGCGGCAAGTCATACAGTATCTTGATGGTGTCATGAAATTACCAGAGATGGCACCAACAGATCTAAGATTTCACATGATGGCCATTATGCAGAACGAAGGATTTGACGAGTACATAACAGGATCTACAGCGAGCATTGGCACAACATCTGTTCTTTCTGGTGGAAGATGA